From the Brevibacillus choshinensis genome, one window contains:
- a CDS encoding ABC transporter permease, protein MSVNLDIEHEQKRMTPLPRSHQTTPPNRKRIILRRIVNNRLALIGIILVSLVILVAILAPVLAPFDPLEMKVQDRLKAPSAEHWFGTDDFGRDVLSRVIYGSQTSMLIGATVVVITSILGLVLGLYSAYYRHLDNLLMRISDGLMAFPAILLAIAIMAAMGPRIESVITALSIVYTPTVARTVRSAALVLRELTYIEAIRSLGGKPWRIIWLHIAPNCLSPLIVQATFIFAYAVIIEASLSFLGAGTPPPAPSWGNIINDGKTLLREAWWMSMFPGIAIMITVLGLNLLGDGLRDLLDPHTSKSKK, encoded by the coding sequence ATGAGTGTAAATCTAGACATCGAGCACGAGCAGAAGCGGATGACCCCTTTACCCAGATCTCACCAAACGACACCGCCAAACCGTAAAAGAATCATCCTGCGACGCATCGTCAATAATCGATTGGCGCTGATTGGCATCATTCTCGTGTCCCTGGTCATTCTGGTGGCGATATTAGCCCCTGTGCTCGCCCCTTTCGATCCTCTGGAAATGAAAGTCCAGGATCGCTTGAAAGCACCGAGCGCCGAGCATTGGTTTGGGACCGATGATTTTGGCCGGGACGTTCTCTCACGTGTCATTTATGGCAGTCAAACGTCGATGCTGATCGGGGCCACCGTCGTTGTCATTACTTCGATTCTGGGTCTGGTGTTAGGGCTGTATTCAGCCTACTACCGCCATTTGGACAACCTGCTGATGAGAATCAGCGATGGCTTGATGGCCTTTCCGGCAATCTTGCTGGCCATTGCAATCATGGCAGCGATGGGGCCGCGAATTGAAAGCGTTATTACGGCGTTAAGCATTGTCTATACACCTACCGTGGCGCGAACTGTGCGTTCGGCAGCGCTCGTGTTGCGAGAGCTGACGTACATTGAAGCGATCCGTTCACTCGGGGGAAAGCCGTGGCGCATCATTTGGCTGCATATCGCACCCAACTGTCTCTCGCCGCTCATTGTTCAGGCGACGTTCATTTTTGCTTATGCCGTCATTATCGAGGCTTCCTTGAGCTTTTTGGGAGCGGGCACACCACCTCCGGCACCGAGCTGGGGCAATATCATCAATGATGGAAAAACGCTGTTACGAGAAGCGTGGTGGATGTCGATGTTTCCCGGTATCGCCATTATGATCACGGTTCTCGGGCTGAATCTGCTTGGAGATGGCCTGCGCGATTTGCTTGACCCACACACAAGTAAAAGCAAGAAGTAG